One window of Bactrocera tryoni isolate S06 chromosome 2, CSIRO_BtryS06_freeze2, whole genome shotgun sequence genomic DNA carries:
- the LOC120768327 gene encoding cilia- and flagella-associated protein 44 isoform X2, which yields MSEQEENEEETEAEVVQKEEPTFGEHIIDLNHSFGYDCKRFFNLVLLGEQTLVFASGDYLHYFDIPTRTVTFRKTVFGGGIGFITRNEHPDFIDLFTVAENGVRPTIFIYEYPTHAVRIKLENAAKSCFTCGSYNATGELFASQAGYPDFMLTIWRWQSGEVVLRSKSFQNNILHVHFSHFNPILLASCGLSHIKFWKMANTFTGLKLKGELGRFGKTDFSDICAIYMLPDENVISGCEWGNMLLWEGGLIKFEITRKGRKPCHTKPITRITMDEGEVTTVGMDGYVRIWYWETVDLADPPDEDRFVEIEPIYEFKVGDCEIRGLQKIKPFDKKDFSYYAQDGNGGIWFCDLNTYDVPQTPRKLYNCHGGKVVAAQASPVSTHLMTLGEDGKMFLFNYITNALVLEKKFISSGSDFIWFSTKVSSTGMDLVAGFEDGILRQLVLDMRNEKHIELHFVRAIKAHIGPITKLAINPRHTCLVVSSADKSIFVYNIKDKENNMVYLKPMGFVVLDAVVNCFNWKNDEFSTVLMGCKSGEVYEYQIPGRVTDEQTFLTYNITDAHKLKSTRFVSVKSRIRRDQKREKIKKRKEKKRQRKLVEIDKLKAANPGLQIDLETALADSEPDEEEEPLHIPAVPNPVIWLRYTRDSTIWVSLGGYDAGYIYELIFGYAEPYKCTVIADGDDCEIHSYLTIEDYLIFGLVNGKLRINRTLSNDFTDLRDYRLFPMHDSHNGIITRILPSYDGNHIFTVGHDGNIFCYNWHGPKVVHGGPLEAVAYANLKDLRADDIDDPEFPSLEQEKIYAEIKRKEEAALAHDRKVLAQIGELQVKFNDIKDDMLTLEEELILPHKNLLLDERITKQIRDELQAELDDVRDDLAYDLEVAEVGKNKLYGHFLENLDHVPITVSGISKDIKVSSFRVEKLGEEFQKIKDEIEERLRAEAAKRSEEETTVPTQTESIAPIVAEEKEPSMPEPGVENFFFGRDPNTIIPRFSKKMLRLLRRYRSRQIYEVERIYTWERMELCKPDPNKNHPEDDRKIADAERNLGDYKLKIGFDYEPRTNESLTYKYIELVNARQAHYLTLDHYNKELFQLRKRKWYLYEYIEESRKRLKHLHEFLPFANREYLIPIREINMNEEYPERNLEEHCKPGCGIDIEDILYLEKKVDDLLPQPKATTKEVKLSVRDKIEQSLYKSLHAFEVDELPDIKDILSEIDSYPGFTEPEFFERNEEGFAPWVSVVRYQWLIDLRDEQSGLVLKVKNRVKDFDKDLLEMIALRCKALYEAEFMHCYMITLNQELNILRDSEEIENQLLFNADEAMKTRNEMQAVINSKNRQIEDFKKIADKLNEQILSVQQKFMSTCKGHKFFDFLRRIFKKRWRPPKPPKADDESSESSSSAESSSEDEDADAKSIDSTDMTTIRLDESHCPSGLERSTYDLAFQLRSERHALERVMLETQKGIDQRRADVAELHKKMKFHEEVYAQEKETLLVFRRKRQQELNKINISVILSMDQLQHFKTNDTYLDLSRAILFDANRLIALKERVAQLNDETQETRRLHRINVVHLRRMNTDISFMRSEITRLESEIKQEMIKKFGMIINLDELEEEVLRRYVFDLETSAEEEFRLIDKEIARKKLELANLEEELIRETKLNTEKLNILTVLHEEKNFLYTILKSQEKNFEKWMQPHKVNLDRDVEKLTQIYKEQKQTIECLEREICTLRLKSKPLQLFHEVVKDDIIDKTAQQDDGVTCPKSLASEAYLQRMEPDQFTTDRIRKIVQKYFAQWFNRYATSDNIRKYAKKATRYLAQAAHTFEGKITERILDCITQALESMMPKKYLVHMSKENLEKMFRDVLNAYDYQTSEVNTDELISGIYHNVLTRLGQEKAVLNKTQFILLRLFEHLIELLPLEEFQSERTTRLLMQLLGDDAKIDPRCINVDDIVDKMVKYARENLLDGITAMPIRRLAGNLYKELSAHKAVGVTIRCTLEASKRQPNISNKNKF from the exons ATGTCCGAGCAAGAGGAAAACGAGGAGGAAACGGAAGCTGAGGTCGTGCAAAAGGAAGAGCCAACATTTGGCGAGCACATCATCGATTTGAA tCATTCATTCGGTTACGACTGCAAGCGTTTCTTCAATCTGGTGCTGCTCGGTGAACAAACGCTGGTTTTCGCGTCCGGTGATTACTTGCATTACTTCGATATACCCACGCGCACGGTAACATTTCGCAAGACCGTCTTCGGCGGTGGCATTGGTTTCATAACG CGCAACGAACATCCCGACTTCATCGATCTCTTTACCGTTGCCGAGAATGGCGTGCGGCCGACCATCTTCATATACGAATATCCCACGCATGCGGTGCGCATCAAGTTGGAGAATGCGGCCAAATCGTGCTTTACCTGCGGCTCATATAACGCGACCGGCGAGCTCTTCGCCTCGCAAGCCGGCTATCCCGATTTCATGCTCACCATTTGGCGCTGGCAAAGCGGCGAGGTGGTCTTACGCTCCAAAtcctttcaaaataatatactgCATGTACACTTTTCGCACTTCAATCCGATACTGTTGGCGTCCTGCGGTCTCAGTCATATCAAATTCTGGAAGATGGCCAACACTTTTACGGGACTGAAGCTGAAGGGCGAATTGGGTCGTTTCGGCAAGACAGACTTCAGTGACATTTGTGCGATTTATATGTTGCCCGACGAGAATGTGATCTCCGGTTGTGAGTGGGGTAATATGCTGTTGTGGGAAGGCGGTTTGATTAAATTCGAAATCACGCGTAAGGGACGCAAACCGTGTCATACCAAACCGATTACGCGCATCACCATGGATGAGGGTGAGGTGACGACTGTCGGTATGGATGGTTATGTGCGCATTTGGTATTGGGAAACCGTCGATTTGGCTGATCCACCGGATGAGGATCGTTTTGTGGAGATTGAACCGATTTATGAATTCAAAGTTGGGGACTGTGAAATTCGTGGCCTGCAGAAGATTAAGCCTTTCGATAAAAAGGATTTTAGCTACTATGCGCAG GACGGCAACGGCGGCATTTGGTTCTGTGATCTAAACACTTACGATGTGCCCCAAACGCCGAGAAAACTCTACAATTGCCATGGCGGTAAAGTCGTCGCGGCACAAGCGAGTCCCGTCTCCACGCATCTCATGACCCTGGGTGAGGATGGCAAAATGTTCCTCTTCAATTACATAACGAACGCTTTAGTGTTGGAGAAGAAGTTCATCTCATCGGGTAGTGATTTCATTTGGTTCTCCACGAAAGTCTCCAGCACTGGTATGGATTTAGTTGCCGGCTTCGAGGATGGCATACTGCGGCAGCTGGTGCTGGACATGCGCAATGAAAAACATATAGAACTGCATTTCGTACGTGCGATTAAGGCGCACATCGGACCGATAACGAAGTTGGCCATCAATCCACGGCATACATGTCTGGTGGTGTCCTCCGCTGACAAATCCATATTTGTCTATAATATTAAggataaagaaaataatatggTGTATTTGAAACCCATGGGTTTTGTGGTGCTCGACGCTGTGGTGAATTGCTTCAATTGGAAGAACGATGAG TTCTCGACAGTGTTGATGGGTTGCAAGAGTGGTGAGGTCTACGAATATCAAATTCCCGGACGCGTCACAGACGAACAAACTTTTCTCACCTACAACATCACCGATGCGCACAAACTGAAGTCCACACGCTTTGTCTCTGTAAAGAGTCGCATAAGGCGAGATCAAAAGCGCGAAAAGATCAAGAAGCGTAAAGAGAAGAAACGTCAAAGGAAATTAGTGGAAATCGATAAGTTGAAGGCCGCCAATCCGGGTTTGCAAATTGATCTGGAGACCGCCTTGG CCGATTCGGAACCCGACGAAGAGGAAGAACCTTTACACATACCAGCTGTGCCGAATCCAGTGATTTGGCTCCGGTATACACGTGACAGCACCATTTGGGTGTCGTTGGGTGGCTATGATGCGGGTTACATTTATGAGCTGATTTTTGGCTATGCGGAGCCCTATAAGTGTACTGTAATTGCGGACGGCGATGATTGCGAAATACACTCTTACTTGACTAT TGAGGACTACTTAATTTTCGGTTTGGTGAATGGTAAATTGCGCATAAACCGCACATTGTCCAATGATTTCACCGATTTGCGCGATTATCGTCTCTTTCCGATGCATGATTCGCATAACGGGATTATAACGCGCATATTACCCAGTTATGATGGAAACCACATATTCACTGTTGGACACGATGGCAATATATTCTGCTATAATTGGCATGGACCGAAAGTGGTGCATGGTGGTCCCTTGGAAGCGGTCGCATACGCCAATCTTAAAGACCTACGCGCTGATGATATAGACGATCCAGAGTTTCCATCGTTGGAGCAAGAGAAAATCTATGCCGAGATCAAACGCAAAGAGGAAGCAGCGCTGGCGCACGATCGTAAAGTGCTAGCACAAATCGGTGAATTACAAGTGAAATTCAATGATATTAAAGACGATATGTTGACACTGGAAGAGGAGCTAATATTGCCGCATAAAAATCTCCTGCTCGATGAACGCATAACCAAGCAGATTCGGGATGAACTGCAGGCGGAATTGGATGATGTACGCGACGATTTGGCATACGACCTCGAGGTGGCAGAGGTGGGCAAGAATAAATTGTACGGTCACTTTCTAGAGAACTTGGATCATGTGCCGATCACAGTCAGTGGCATCAG caaagataTCAAGGTATCTTCGTTTCGCGTGGAAAAACTGGgtgaagaatttcaaaaaatcaaagacGAGATCGAGGAACGCTTAAGAGCCGAGGCTGCCAAACGCAG CGAGGAAGAAACGACTGTTCCAACACAAACTGA GTCCATCGCACCCATTGTTGCGGAAGAGAAGGAACCCAGCATGCCCGAACCAGGTGTAGAGAATTTCTTCTTCGGTCGTGATCCCAACACGATCATACCACGCTTCAGTAAGAAAATGTTGCGATTGTTGCGACGTTATCGCTCTCGTCAAATCTACGAAGTCGAGCGCATTTATACTTGGGAGCGCATGGAACTTTGTAAACCTGATCCGAACAAGAATCATCCGGAAGATGATCGAAAAATCGCCGATGCCGAACGGAATTTGGGTGACTACAAGCTCAAAATTGGTTTTGACTATGAGCCGCGTACCAACGAATCGCTaacatacaaatacattgaaCTGGTGAACGCCAGACAGGCGCATTACCTCACTTTGGATCACTACAATAAAGAACTCTTCCAACTGCGCAAACGCAAATGGTACTTGTACGAGTATATAGAAGAATCGCGCAAACGTTTGAAACACTTACATGAATTTTTACCGTTCGCAAATCGCGAATATTTGATACCCATCAGAGAAATCAATATGAATGAAGAATACCCAGAGCGTAATCTTGAGGAGCATTGTAAACCTGGCTGTGGCATTGACATTGAAGATATACTATATTTGGAGAAAAAAGTTGACGATCTCTTACCACAGCCGAAGGCCACTACGAAGGAGGTGAAACTTTCGGTACGCGATAAGATCGAACAATCATTGTACAAGTCCTTGCATGCATTCGAAGTGGACGAGTTGCCCGACATAAAGGATATACTGAGCGAAATCGACAGTTATCCCGGTTTCACGGAGCCAGAGTTCTTCGAACGTAACGAGGAGGGCTTTGCGCCATGGGTATCTGTGGTGCGCTATCAATGGCTAATCGACTTGAGAGATGAGCAAAGTGGTTTAGTGTTGAAGGTAAAGAATCGTGTTAAGGATTTCGATAAGGATCTGCTTGAAATGATTGCCTTACGGTGTAAAGCTCTCTACGAGGCTGAGTTTATGCACTGCTACATGATCACATTAAAtcaagaattaaatattttgcgtgaCAGCGAAGAGATCGAGAATCAATTGCTGTTCAATGCCGATGAGGCGATGAAGACACGCAATGAAATGCAAGCGGTAATCAATTCGAAAAATCGCCAAATCGAAGATTTCAAAAAGATTGCCGATAAACTGAACGAGCAAATATTGTCGGTGCAGCAGAAATTCATGAGCACCTGTAAGGGCCATAAGTTTTTCGATTTCTTGCGGCGTATATTTAAGAAGCGCTGGCGACCGCCAAAACCACCGAAGGCCGACGATG AATCGTCTGAGTCTTCATCGAGCGCAGAATCGTCCAGTGAGGACGAGGACGCCGATGCTAAAAGTATCGACTCAACCGATATGACGACGATACGGCTGGACGAAAGTCACTGTCCTTCTGGACTTGAACGCAGCACATACGATTTGGCTTTTCAGCTACGCTCGGAGCGACATGCTCTGGAAAGGGTAATGCTGGAGACACAGAAGGGTATTGATCAGCGACGCGCGGATGTAGCTGAGCTGCATAAGAAAATGAAGTTCCACGAAGAGGTCTATGCGCAAGAGAAGGAAACTTTGTTGGTGTTTCGG CGCAAGCGGCAGCAGGAATTGAATAAGATTAATATCTCCGTTATATTATCAATGGACCAATTGCAACATTTCAAAACCAATGATACTTATCTCGATTTGAGTCGTGCCATACTTTTCGATGCCAATCGCTTGATTGCGCTTAAGGAACGTGTCGCCCAACTAAATGACGAAACACAAGAGACACGACGTCTCCATCGTATCAACGTCGTGCATTTACGACGCATGAATACCGACATAAGCTTTATGCGCAGCGAAATAACACGACTGGAAAGTGAAATCAAGCAAGAGATGATTAAGAAATTCGGCATGATCATCAATTTGGATGAATTAGAGGAGGAGGTCTTACGTAGATATGTATTCGATTTGGAGACGTCCGCTGAGGAAGAGTTTAGGCTGATAGATAAGGAGATCGCACGCAAAAAG CTGGAACTTGCGAATCTAGAGGAGGAATTGATACGCGAGACCAAACTCAATACGGAGAAGTTGAACATACTGACAGTGTTGCATGAGGAGAAAAACTTTTTGTATACGATTTTGAAATCACAAGAGAAAAACTTTGAGAAGTGGATGCAACCACATAAAGTGAATCTAGATCGAGATGTGGAGAAACTAACGCAAATATACAAAGAGCAAAAGCAAACCATCGAG TGCTTGGAGCGCGAGATTTGTACGCTGCGCTTGAAATCCAAGCCGCTACAGCTCTTCCACGAAGTCGTCAAAGACGACATAATCGATAAAACCGCTCAACAAGATGACGGCGTGACTTGTCCGAAATCCCTGGCATCCGAAGCATACCTGCAACGCATGGAACCCGACCAATTCACTACCGATCGCATACGGAAAATCGTGCAGAAGTACTTCGCGCAATGGTTCAATCGTTATGCCACATCGGATAATATACGTAAATATGCGAAAAAGGCCACACGCTATCTGGCACAGGCAGCGCACACATTTGAGGGTAAGATAACCGAACGCATACTGGATTGCATAACACAAGCGCTGGAGTCCATGATGCCGAAAAAGTATCTAGTGCATATGTCCAAAGAGAATTTGGAGAAGATGTTTCGCGATGTGCTCAACGCCTACGACTATCAAACCTCCGAAGTGAATACGGACGAACTGATTAGCGGCATCTATCACAATGTCTTGACGAGATTGGGCCAAGAGAAGGCTGTGCTGAATAAAACGCAATTCATTTTGTTGCGTCTGTTCGAGCATTTGATTGAGCTTTTGCCATTGGAAGAGTTCCAAAGTGAGAGGACCACGCGTTTGCTGATGCAACTGCTGGGTGATGATGCGAAAATCGATCCGCGTTGCATAAATGTCGACGATATCGTTGATAAGATGGTGAAATATGCCCGTGAAAATCTGCTCGACGGCATAACGGCTATGCCGATTCGACGTTTGGCCGGCAATCTCTACAAGGAACTGAGCGCACACAAGGCGGTGGGTGTGACCATCCGATGCACGCTTGAAGCTTCGAAAAGACAACcgaatatttctaataaaaacaaattttaa